The region CAAAAACATTCAAGCCTAATGAAAAAAAGAGCTATGAGATGGCTCCACTTCCTAGCGGAGCAAACAGCATATCCAGTACAGCTTTGgaagtgttggaggaaccatgtctcaacatcaacactcCTGAAGTATGGCCTTAGTTGTGAATATATCACAAAATTGGGTAGAAAATGGGTAGTGcttttcagaaatgttgttCCTTTATTTAACTAGGAAAATCACCTCTCTTACAAGGGAGACCAGAAGAAAGTGTTACACAAGATCAAAGTGGTAAAAGTATTGTGCAAACTGAGGGGCAGAAAAAGTCACCAGCAAGTTCCATACTATATGTAGTACTCGGAGGTCCAGTGCACAGTTGCCCCTAATTGGATGGCATGAATTTAAACAAAGacaggatgaaaaaaaaaaagtaccaaCCTGAGTGCCAACAGGAATCCAAAGCATTATTCATCCAATGTTTTTATCCTTACATTTGAAGTACCATTTAACCACCTATCCAAAGTGCTTAAAAGATTTGCTGCACAGCTTCAGAACAATCTGTTTATTCTCCAGTTTCACATTCTGAATGAtcagcattttgttttacagcaATCTCATGTTAGCAGTCCATGTACACTAGCAGTTTTGACTGCAAGAGTAGATCAGTATTTAACAAGCCAAAGAAAATTGCACTTTTCCTACTTCAAACTGGGTATTAGACAGAATAACATCCATCAAAAAAAGAACACCAAAGAAACCCAAAAGGGCAGACTAAACATCAATGTATACAGATTACTTATTTAATTGCACAAAAAAATTCATAAATATTCATTacacaaatgtacaaaaatacttgtactcactttttgttCAAATATACTCTACACAGATATTTTGGCAAAACTTGGTTGTTAGAGAATGCATTCAAATGTCCGAGGTTACCAACAGTGGCAGCCATCTTGGACAGGTTTACAATTAAAGATCAGATAGGAAGGAAAAAGGAAAACCCAGTGGATACATAATCCATTCTGAACAAATGACAACACAAAACCAGAAGAAAAACACAAGGACTAAAGGAATAAGATGTCTGCCTCTACTTTGCAGATATCATAAGCAACTCAAGCCTAGCTAATTTTACTGAAGCGAGACTGAATATAGAAAACACTGTACGGGGTCCACTGAGACCTTGCTAATATGGCAACAAGCACTATGAAACATGGACACCACTGTTTTGCATTCTAACTCATGCTGTTTATCGCATCATGCATATTGATTGTCTACATcccacccaccctcccacccAGACCCAATAATGAGCAGCTAGGTTTCGTCAGCACAAAGCTAGGTCCACTTCGAGTGTGAAGTAGGCTCGCacagtttttttcctttttctcatGGAAGTGCAGAGACTGTACCGTCAAAGGTCAAAAGGTCAGCCGCAGGGAGGCCTCCGCTGCTGATTGTCGTCCGCAAGATGTTTCCACGGTCTCAATTCTTCCTCTCCATTTTCCCCACAAGGGAATCAACATCGGTAAATCACCTTGATGTCCGTTAAATAAACctgatttaaattaaattgttgagTTCAGAATACCTTTACTCCGTGCGGAAGGGAAAGACTAAAACCAGCAGGTACTGAATGGCATCTGGGGAGAGCAagagaacatttatttaaacaaccATGTAACGCTGTTAAAATGTAGCTAATGAAGGTATGACATACTAAAACAGGCGATGGATACCGGACTCAAGTAGGACATAACACATTTTAGCAGCCAGATCAGCAGCTAATGAATTATACACAGATAAGAAATGCAGTATCTACCCAAAGCTGAGGGTAAACTACACTCCATGTAAGGGCAGTCTAACCCTGTTCCTTGCAAGCCAGCTTCCCAATTGTTCACTCCAACCCGTATCTAGCAGACCAGATTTTAATCAAATGCATGATCAGCTGAATGAGATTAGTTACTAGTTGGAGTTAAAACGCAACTAAGCCCTCTAGAAACTGGTTGTGAGCCCTGCTCAAGTGTAGTACTTGTGCCCTACTTCAGATGTagtgggtgccatttggaacacgaCCACGGCAAGTTCGGTTTCTTGGGTTACGGGATACTTACTAAAGACTTAACAGAACTGACGGGATTTCCATCCTGGCTGTGAGGTTTCAGACGGGGACGGATACCAACGCATCTGGGGAAACCACAGACAACATTATTAAAACCCATCTGGATGCATTGTGTTAACCGTCTCACAATATGTCTAGCATTTGCTAGCTGATTAACAGCTGCTATAAGATGACAAATGTTAATGATTAAATGCATTTGAGCATCATGATGTAAAATATCCTTTGGAGTTGAAGGTCCTGCTCAGAGTAATAATGTTAATTATTCTTCACTTTTCTGCCATCTGAAACATAATGAACAGTACACCGGCAAATTCAATGTCCTAGAATTGCTGAATACCTCATCTTCCCAGGGAAAACAACTTTCAAGGGTATGAAATGAATGGTAGCCACAAAGTAGTGTGTGTAcagcaggaaaaaaaataaacaggggATCTATTCTGGAGACTAAGTTTGACTAGACCAAAGATGCATTTGACATGCAACACTCAGAAAATGCCATTCAGTAAGCCGTACAGGAAAGCTACTGTAGTCAGGCCCAATCTCAGCATCTTTCACCACACTGCCATTAGTCTTTTTCCTGTCCTTGCCTCCATTGCATTGCGCCACGCATCAGACCATTGTGTTTCCCAGCCAAGGGCATTGGGAGAACACCCCTAAATGTGTCGGTAGCATTGCTTTCCCCCAGGGGATGCGCCACTGAGCCGAGGAAATAGAACAATTAACTTCCCATGCAAAGTAGATGAGGGGAAACATTTGTGAACAGAAGACCAATGAGAAGCCGTTTTGGTATCCTGAGAAATTTCAGCGCTTAGCTCAGCAGGGGATCAGACAATTAgactggaagtcccacccacttATACTACATTAAAATGGAGAAAGCTTTCAATGACAATGTCCACTTCACTCACAGTTAAGACacttttggccactggttgtaagtCATTGTTGAGCCAGAGTCCAAAAATGTTGTAGTGACATGTGCCAATGCAGTGCACCAGATTGTTGCTCCACTCAGGAGCCCTGCAGTTAATGAGATTTCACTGAATAGCAgcaaaaaaattgcatttagtGTGACGAAATATTATCTGGTCAATAGCGACCTTAATTGTTAGGACATACAAGCCTGGACAGTTTTGGATCAAGTGAACTTTGTCCATAGACACAAAACCAAAGGTGAAGATTGGTCATTTGGTGCAGCATGTATTCAAAATGGCTGAAAATCCATCATGACAGGCCCTAAATTGACCCTTGCAAATAAATTCATCCATCTCAGTCTTTTGGTCATGAATGTGAACATACGTACCGGGCTGCATTATAATACAATTGTGTTGGAGTTGTGTGTACGGTATGTGCTCAAAACCATACCTCCTAGACATGTTCACAGGTTAATCGTGGCCATGTTGGTAACAGCCTGGATTATTTTGCTTTGAAATAACTTTGTACATAGATGCCATATCATATAACATGAATATTGGTCATTTGGTACTATAGGAGTCGTAGATTCACTTCTGAAAACCCAACAAGCACCAACAGAAAATACCTCAATACTGTAGCCCTGCAAGACAGAACGGTCAGATACACATGCCGGGAGGCAGAGTTAGTCTACCCATTTACTACTTTGACCTTTACCTCTGAGTTATTGCCGTGGAAACCAGCAGGAATTCCAGAAGCGGCCAATTGATGGGCCAGCTCACGATGGCTGGTTCTCAGAACAACCAGTCAATTGATTGAGGGTTTTGAATGAACAGCAATAAAATGGTGAGTCACATCACACCACTCAGTGATGGACCATGGAAATTGAGAAGGCAGGAGAGTACTTCATATCAAAGAGCATTAGAGAGAATGATATCTCAAGTAGAATTAAGCCAGAAATGCCTTATGGCATTTCCCAGGACCTAGAGAAGTGTTTCTCAACATCGATCCTTGAATAACCAACACAATTGTCACCCTGGAAAAACTTCAGAGGTCTAGAGGGTTAGCTGACaggttgaatcagctgtgcttatAGGTGGGCTACAGCAACAATGTACGGTTGGGGGTACTTGATTGGAGTTGGAAAACATTGAGATGACATAGCGAGATGACACCATCTCCTGCATTAATCTGTCATCCCTTAGGGTCAGAGTTCAGAGTGACTAAAACCAAGCTCTACCTGAGCCATGCTGTCAAGACTCACTAGTTTTAAGAAGTCAAGAAAGCCAAAACAGTGTAGGCTTGGCTAACCGTTAACAGGTCTTTACGGGGGAACGGATTCACTCAACAACCCAACCAGAGAGccaattaaaaacagattttctcTGTTGTGATCTCTTAGCAACGATTCCAGGACACAGGAATGCTGTTTTGAggaatattcttttttttttttgaattggacagtctgtaaatgtattttactcCACTACTGTGGTCTCAGACAACATGCACGACAGGCAGGTCAACACACATGGAACAGATCCCTTTCAGTGTCAGGCTGTACATTCTTCAGTCTGGATAACCTCACAACTGTAATGTCACGTGAAGACAGCTCAAATTCCAATCCAAGAACTCCAACTTAAGAGAACCACCACACCCTTCGATCCATTTGTACCCATTCATGTTCCTGCTGGATTTGTTGTTTGCTCTGGATAAGCGCTTCAGCCACATGACCACAGGGTCAAATGCTACTCAAACAAGGAGTCAGTAGGATGGAGGTTGAAGAGGCGGTCGATGCACTGGTGGGGTCCCTCACCTGGGCGTGgagggcggcggcggcggcagcGGCCGCCGGGTAGGTGAACGCAGTGTGGGGTAACCCGGGGGTCAGCTCGGTGGTGTAGAGGGGGTAAGGGGCCCAGGCCTCAGGAGAGGCAGGGATCAGCGCTGCCCCTGTTAGGTCATCTGTACAGAGACAAATAAAGACAAGCTTAAATAGCATAGGGCTACGACTTAACTGAACTCAACCTGGGAAAATAGTCTACTGCCACAAACATCTACGTGACTGGGGTACAGAGAAAGGTCAACACACTTAACCCAACAGCATTGAAAGACATTGCGTAGTCAGATTGGTGGTAAAGGGGTGTGTCCACTTCTGACTAAGGGTACAGGAAAGGGACATTTGTTTCAGGTAAAAGACCTCCCCATTTCAAAGCACGTTCTCTTTAGGTGACATTTAAATAGCCCAGAAATAGATTAAGTCACTAAGAGTAACCATCCCTCAAAGGGATTTGTGATCCAATAGATGAATGATGCGTGAAATCGAGGTCTCCACCCAATTGCTTGCATCTGGGCAAACTAGTCAGATCAGTGACCTGTGAGTGAGGGCAAAGAGAATCTGCACGTCAACAGAGCCGAGGCCCTGCTCCTCTCTAGCACCTCTATTCCTTGTGCGTTTTAGGAAAAGGACCGGTGCCGAGACCATTTAAAGTGGGTTTGTAGGTGTAGCAGAAAGCAGTGTGCAGATGCACAATTGAACTTTTGATAAAAAAGTTGTCCTGGGGCCTCATATAAAGATGCGTGCATAGCTAATATCAGGACACCATCTATCAATAAACCAAATATTGAACAAGTAGAACTAACATTGAAATTTAGGATGTACTTTGAAAACAATTCAAGCAGACAAATCACACAGCAATGAGCTGCTATTGTTCGGCATCTAGATAGACATCGTTTCAAAACGGCAAAGCAAGgtgacaaaataaaaagatgtcCAAATACAGGTGAGCTAAGGGGACTTTTCAGGTGTACGCCCAAAAGGTATAGCAGATTTTTATGATGTCCAATTCACAATCATAGCAACAAATCCACAGCAGGGTCAGGACTTGACAGGTTCAGTCTCAGTTTGTGCCAATTTGATGGACCCCTGTGAAATGTTTGAGTGACAggaccaggattcaaacaccAAGCTGCAATGACAGAGCCGTACTCCGTCAGTCatgataaaaatgtttaaaacatttgtacatgATCAGTCCATTTGAAATCAAAAATTTTTAGGCATTCAATCCATACAATTTCCATGCGTGCcagaaataaaagacaacaCAGAGCTGATAAATAAAGTCCCTggttcctccaaacatggcgaaaGAAATTGGAAATGGGACATTAGGCCCCCAAATTGTCTGACCAGCCTAACACTATCACAACTACAGGGAACTAAAGAAAGCAACAGAAGAAAACCATCAGCTTGAGATGTAGAAGTGAATTAGTTGATTCAGCACTGTCTGTAGGTCATACAGAGAAAGAATGCAAGAAAggggcgagggggggggggtagaaaaaaaaagggggggtaGGAGCCTATGTGCACGTGGTGAGTGTTTCTAGGGTGCAGCCGCACACTTACATGGATCCCGTGCAATGAAGTGAGCTCCTAGAGCTGGGTGGATATTTGTGGGGTTCGGTGTGGCCATCAGCTTACTCTTTGCCATCTTCGTGTTGGCTTTAGCGAACTCTAAGCGCAGGGTCTGGGGACTCTCGGGGTCAAAACGGATCCCCTAGGGAGACATGGGGAACACTGTaaggggtggaggtggggtggAAGTGACTAATCTGAAGAGGTGCAAGGTGCTCTCTAGCCTGTGTTCACGTGCATGCAGGTAAACCTAGTCAGATACTGGGGGCGACCCTTCGGGACAAGGCCCCTAAGAAAAGGGTTTACATTAggacggggtggggggggggggggtggagctTCTGAATAGTATGGAAAGTGAGAGCTTTTGGTTGGTTATATAGGCTGCACATGGCTACATAGGGCGAACCGTAGAGGCCAAATACAGTCACAGTAAAACAGCCACCCTGTTGCGTTTCAACTGCATCATGGGAAACGGACAAGCGGTTCATCTTCCTTACTGGACAGCCGGGACTTGGACAAATCGTGCGCTTTCATTCAGTTCTTATGTGGAGGAAGAGGCCTGCTCAGTAATCAGGGCTAGCTTCACGTCAGCTTATTGGCAGCTGGATGGCTGCTTACATTTAACGCGTTCTTTGCCGCTTCAGCGCCGGTCCGGTTGTCAAAGGTAACAAACCCGACAGgctgaaaaaaagaacattggATCAGCAAAACACAACGTAAGGCTGATGGCTGTCAACCTGgctaaaaatatttaaagtcTAGATAGCGTCTCAACTTAAAACCTCTGGATCATTCTGACTTACTTTGGACTGCTCATACCTCAGGTAGGGGCATAATCTCACCTGCTTTGATGTCAACTTGATGAGGGATCCTTCGTAACCCTGCAAAAGCAAGTCAAACCAAAAAAATGCTTTAAGTTGCCACAGATAACAAGCGAATGCCAAGCTTGACAAGACAGAATTATAAAGAAATGCTGCATTAGGGaagacatattttaaaataagattCGGGCCTACCTTAAATGGTCTGAAGAGCAAGTAGAGTTCTCTGGGCTTAATATCAACCGGAAGGCCACTGACAAAAAGTGTGCGCACCTGGAAACACAAATTGTTAACTTTGAAATGCATGCTACTAAAAGCATAAATTAGGTTGATAGTCGGGTATAAAAACAAGGGTGTGTTTAAGAGTTAGAGCAACACGCATGACAAATCCAACCAGGCTAAGTCGAGGCATAGTAATAACATTAAAAAGATCAAAGAACAAAAGACCTAGAATTAACCCAACTAAGTTTGAAGTGAGAGAAGacttgacatttttggaaagtacattctgcaaatgtcCTTTTATTAGTTCAATGACATAATGTAGCCTACTTCTGATTCCAATCCATGAACAATTACTCATGTCAGAATGAATCTATAGTGAAGAGGTTCACAAAGACTAATGAGAATCCTTGATTAAGCAGACATCAGGAGTTGTAGGCCTAAACTGACtgaacaataaaatgctaaccatttaacagatgctccctttcacatttcacaaaaactaCACAACTTTAACTTGCCTCATTCAAAGAAATTACAATTAAACAGCTAATCACATTGGTATGGCCTGAATGATGAATAAATTGTTTTCACAACTCATTTCAACCAAATTTAAGGTTTAAGGTATTTGATGGAGTTTCAGTCCACACTTAGTGCCTTTTAGGAAGCTTTATTcttagtgtttgtttttaaaacttgCAAAAGTTTAATGGCTTAATACACTTCTGCCTCTTCTGTCTGCACACAGCTAATCTGTCAGAATGTTTTCACTCTAGATTGGACAAGAACATGACCCAGGCTATTAAAAGTAAATTGCCAAGAGCTTGTGAGCAGACAGTCTTTTAGCAGAATTCAGGCCACTTTAGCCAAAGATAATGACTATTAGTTGAATGGAACTTGCTGATTAAGTCATCAGGTGAATGCCATTTGTAGGCAGGAGGCCATGTCCTGTGGTAGTGGACAGCTTTCAGAAAGGTGAGGAATTAAGGCTTTTTAATAAAGAAGCGTCTCACCAAGCATATGCAATGCCTCAAGGTTACTGGATATTGAGGATAACATTTCCTGGGACTACACAAGCACGGATGTAGGATAACCAGGAAAGCTTTTACAAGTAATTTAGCACTTTTTTCCAGGATGACGGCATAGTGAGTACACACTTTTCTCATCTGGGCCCTTCAAgaaaatcaaacccacaacctctgCATTTCCAGCTCCACAGGACAGGACAGTTGAAGCTTTTCTGTCATGAAGAGTATCCAAACTTGGTGCGCTACGGTCAAGGAGGTGTGGGATTTCTACTTATTAGTAACATTCGTCCGACCCCAGGAATAAGTTTACGGTATGGCTACAGTTAATGCGAATCCTAATATTCAACTATCCTTCTTGTTTTGCAAAGATTCACGAATGACCTTGCACATATCTAACAAAATCAGCATTGTATGGAGCGCTCTCCCCTAGGCCTGCCTGACCCCCCAGACAATGTTACAACTACCAAATAGGATATTGTAGCTCCTTACACACGTCAAATCCTCACATCAACAAGTACATCGGTTCCAGGGGTCTTGGCCTTTGCCAAAGACCTCCAGGAGGAGAACAGTAAGCTTTATCATATCATGGCAGTAACGCTGCTGCAAAAGCAGCCCTGACATCAAGGCTATAATACACCATGTTGACAGACCGCCGGATTCATCGGAATCGACCTGCCAGTGTAAAGGCAACCATTAACAGGCCTGGTAAAATTTGCATGAGCAAAGTTACAGGGTCTGCACAAGGGGCGGGTTGAACTAAGATGAAAAGTACAACATTACTGCCTACTACAGGTGAATGTTGGTCATCAAGAAGGCATAATTACTTGGCAGGTCTCAGCGCACTCGAGGCATCATTGGACCAAAGCAGTACTCCAGAGTTCCTTTAAGCTCACCCGGGTTGAACAGGCAAGTGGGAGGAGCAAGTTAAAAAGTAACCAGCACTACTTTGCCGTTTCAACGTGTGCATCATCCAGAGGTGTACAACACCCCCTTTCCATGAAGCAGATGTTCAATTAAGTTAAttgaaatgtaagaaaaaaattaatctATGTAAGGAGCGGACAGTAAAATTTTTTGGGCCAGGCTTTAACATACATAGTAGAATGAGGGAAACAGGGGAGGTAGAAACAGGCAAAGGGTGAAAATGGGAACTGAACCCTGGACCACAGATGGGGATCCGTAAACTGTGTGTACACTGATCCAGCATTAACACTCCACCACAGCTCAGCACAACAAGAAGTGTTAAAACCATAGAATATAGTTCACACCTAGAAATTATTCCCATAAAACCCAGCAGCAAATGTCATTTGATCAACTGGCATTTCACCAGTCATTTATCCCATGAAGAATTTCAGAACACCTTCAAATAGTCTGCTTCATTACTAAACCTATTCAGGTCAAGGTGatgtttgtcaacatatttgcatCAATTAATTCTAcccaaaaatatattcttatatTCAGCCAATATTAATAAGCCACATTGTCCTATAGATGTTGATTAACAAAATGCTGAGATGGTGTAATcctacacaaaacacagaccctATTTGAAGGGGATCTAAAAACACCCaatggaagaaatgaatggtgcaAGAACCCAAAGTACCACTGAGTTTAGCTGCAAGGTTTTGTGAGGCTTATGACTCATTATTTTAGTCAGGTTAATTCACTGTTTGAAGACTGGACTGTGGGTTTTAAACTGCAACACAGGCTGTCTCCGGGGAGATGCCAGAACAAGCCAATACAGATCACCCTCATGGTAGACTATAAGCTCAACAAGTCACATGAACAAAGTACATAAAACAATGATCAATTTCTAATTCAGTTGTGTACTTTACAGAACATGGGAGGTACTGTTTGGCTAAAGCTAAACGATCGTGCAGGAAAATGTACGCAAATACATACTTCATGTTGCCTACTTACACAGGCTTCAAGGCTTAAACGAAGGGTTCTCAGCTTGGGATCCCTCAACAAAATGTCCCATTAGACAGCTTTGCAAGTATGTCAAAATAAGTTAGCTACTCATTAATATGGACTTGTGGAAAAAAGATCAACATTAAAAGCAATCCAACAAGTGCTCACATTGATTACATTTGAAttctaaatgcattttatttacaaGTGATCAGTCATCTTTGACAGTGACACTGGAGAAGTTGACATCAAAGGCCTTGTTTTGGTTAGCAGCCCCTGTACTAAAACCCGCTAATCTACAAGCCACTCATTACTAGTGACACTTCCATGAAAATACTGTCAATACACAATCAATGAGCTTTCAAGATACCATACAGTTGGAGCAACAGACCTGCACATGCCAGAACATTTTAGGGAGTAATATTAACAACCATTACAGAGCTGGATAATGTTACTTCATATTCTACAggagttaaaaaaataataatgagctTCGGTACTAAGGCAAGAGCAATGGACGCAAGAACTGAAAGGAAATTAGGTGATGTCCTAAAAATACACCATTTAGAagtttttattttgagaaatttGCAAAGACGTTGTTTCCAAACAATGATGAAAAAACAgagttacatttgtttttttattggatAACAGTTACACTTTCTGCTCTTGCGGCAAACATATTAgaaaatattacttaagacccaAAAACTAAAATTGGATGATCTCAAAATTACTACACTGGGCAATGCTGTTATATGTGCTGTAGAATGTTACAAAACCTGTAGATATCTTGGGATTTGGTAAATCGATCATCTCTTTTGAAACGCATTAGAGTTGGTGAAGTTAAAGATCCATTTTTAATTATCATTTTTCACACTCATCTCTTTTATACACTTAAT is a window of Esox lucius isolate fEsoLuc1 chromosome 19, fEsoLuc1.pri, whole genome shotgun sequence DNA encoding:
- the rbpms2a gene encoding RNA-binding protein with multiple splicing 2a isoform X2, which encodes MSLKSDSEPNNNVVSLEEEVRTLFVSGLPVDIKPRELYLLFRPFKGYEGSLIKLTSKQPVGFVTFDNRTGAEAAKNALNGIRFDPESPQTLRLEFAKANTKMAKSKLMATPNPTNIHPALGAHFIARDPYDLTGAALIPASPEAWAPYPLYTTELTPGLPHTAFTYPAAAAAAAALHAQMRWYPSPSETSQPGWKSRQFC
- the rbpms2a gene encoding RNA-binding protein with multiple splicing 2a isoform X3 yields the protein MAKSKLMATPNPTNIHPALGAHFIARDPYDLTGAALIPASPEAWAPYPLYTTELTPGLPHTAFTYPAAAAAAAALHAQMRWYPSPSETSQPGWKSRQFC
- the rbpms2a gene encoding RNA-binding protein with multiple splicing 2a isoform X1; translation: MSLKSDSEPNNNVVSLEEEVRTLFVSGLPVDIKPRELYLLFRPFKGYEGSLIKLTSKQVRLCPYLRYEQSKPVGFVTFDNRTGAEAAKNALNGIRFDPESPQTLRLEFAKANTKMAKSKLMATPNPTNIHPALGAHFIARDPYDLTGAALIPASPEAWAPYPLYTTELTPGLPHTAFTYPAAAAAAAALHAQMRWYPSPSETSQPGWKSRQFC